The window TATGAAAATGAGAATGTTTATATTGCAGATGTATCCGTGGATGACAGCCGGATTCATTTAACTCAGGTGGCCAAATCAGGAGACCAGTCCTATGTTGCCTCCAGGCAGGATACCATTGTCTGCAATCAGGAGCTTACAAACGGAGAGATGGAGGGGATTGGCTGGTACGCATCGGAGGACCGGAGAAAGCTTTATTTTGTCCAGCTGGATAAAGACACGGAAGGCAAGGAGGTAAAGATCACGGTTCCTAAAAAGGTGGCGTATGAAACCACGGAAGTCGTGGAATTAAAGAGCAATGGAAGGTTCCAGGAGAACATGTTTTATGCCTACGGAGGAGGGCGTTATCTTGGAAGCAGCCGCAGATTTACTGATGCTTTAGCTCTTGCCTATGATAAAATGGGAGTCGTGACCGATAAGAACCAGGAAATCCTATGGAACCGGGTAAACCGTCCGCCCTCCCGCAATATGAAAGAGCCTTTAAAAACAGGAGCAGCCTTTATCCGGAATCTGGAAGGTTTTAAGTCAGACAGTTTCTATGGGGAAGGGGTTCTCATGATGGATGCCAGGGGCTGCACCTTAAGCCAGGTATTATATTTTATCGGTCACGGCTGTCCGGTGGCCGCCTACAACCTTCAGGGCGGTTATGTGCTCCTTTCCGGTTATGATTCCTATAATGTGACTGTCTACAACCCGGTATCCGGAGAGAGCCAGAAAATGGGCTTAAATGATGCCTCTGCATACTTTGCAGGCCAGGGAAATGACTTTGTCTGCGGAGTATTTACGGAATAAGAAAATGCGTTCTCTTTACAAATTCGTAAGATATGTTATAATCATTAAAGGCTAATGGATGAAATTTAAGAAATTTGTAAATAGATAACATGATAATCAGAGGTGTGAAATGGAGCAGTATATTATGAAGGGCGGAAATCCCCTGGTGGGCGAAGTGACCATCGGCGGGGCAAAGAATGCCGCTTTGGGAATTCTGGCAGCAGCGATCATGACAGATGAAGATGTTCTGATCGATAATCTGCCTGATGTCAGAGATATAAACGTGTTGCTTGAAGCCATAGAGGAGATTGGAGCAAGAGTAGAGCGGATTGACAGGCATACGGTCCGCATCAATGGAAAGACCATTCGGGAGGTCTCGGTTGATGATGATTACATCCGTAAGATCAGGGCCTCCTACTACTTTATCGGTGCCATGCTGGGTAAGTATAAAAGCGCCCAGGTCCCCCTTCCGGGAGGCTGCAACATTGGAAGCAGGCCCATTGACCAGCATTTAAAGGGATTCCGCGCCCTTGGAGCTGATGTGAGGATTGAACGGGGAGCTGTGATCGCCCATGCCATTGATCTGGTGGCGAGCCATATCTATTTGGACGTTGTAAGCGTTGGGGCCACCATCAACGTTATGATGGCTGCGACCCTTGCCGAGGGACAGACAATTCTGGAAAACGTGGCAAAAGAGCCTCATGTGGTTGACGTGGCAAACTTTTTAAACAGCATGGGTGCCAACATCAAGGGCGCCGGTACGGATACCATCCGCATCCGGGGAGTGAGAAAGCTCCATGGAACTGAGTATTCCATCATCCCGGACCAGATCGAAGCAGGCACCTTTATGTGCGCTGCAGCCATTACCAGGGGTGATGTTATGGTGAAAAACGTCATTCCAAAGCATTTGGAAGCCATTTCTGCAAAGCTTCTGGAAATGGGATGCGAGGTGGTGGAATTCGATGACGCGGTCCGTGTTGTAGGGAAAACCAACCAAAGGCATACGGACATCAAAACCCTTCCCTATCCGGGATTCCCCACAGATATGCAGCCTCAGATGACGGTGACCCTTGCCCTTGCAAAAGGCACCAGTGTGGTCACAGAGAGCATTTTTGAGAACCGTTTCCGTTATGTGGATGAATTATCACGCATGGGAGCCAATGTAAAGGTAGAGGGTAACGTAGCCGTTATTGACGGCGTAGTCGGTTTTACCGGAGCATTTGTCAATGCTCCTGATCTCCGTGCAGGTGCGGCTCTGGTGATTGCCGGGCTGGCTGCGGATGGTTATACAGTTGTGGATGAGATCGGATACATCCAACGGGGCTATGAATGCTTTGAAGAAAAGCTTCAGGGCCTTGGTGCCATAATTGAAAAAGTGGACTCTGAAAATGAAGCAAAGAAATTCAAATTAAAAGTAGGTTAGGCGGGGAGAATTCCCGCCTTTTCCTATTTACTCAAAGGAGGAGCCGGGCAAACATGCCTCTGTGCCCTTTTCCGAAAGAGAACGGATGGAGGTAGCGTATTCCGACGGCGTCATCCCGGTCAGCTTTTTAAACTGCCTGGAAAAATAATGGACCGAGGTGTAGCCCAAACGGTCCGCAATTTCAGTGAAATTCAGCTGATTGCTGCGGATGAGCTGCTTGGCTGCATCGATCTTCATTCCGATGAAGAAATCCATGACCCCGCAGCCATAGGCATTATGGAAGATTTTCTGAAGCTGTGACCGTCCGGTTAAATTATCCCGGCAGATGGCTTCAATGGTAAGGTGCTCTCCGATATGTTCTTCCATATACCGGACGATGCGGTTATGGGCATCTCCGTGCATGGGGCTTTCCATGACCCGTCCGGTGGAGATCTGCTGGGGCTTTATAAAGTATCTGCGGTAAAGATGGATGATCAGCTCTTCCAGATAATTGCCGATAAGCTGCTCCGCCCCAAAGGACAGGGGAGGCTGCCTTCTGACCAGCTCTTCCTGGTAAGGATCGTCAAGCCGCCCTGCAAATGCATTCCGCGCCTCAATGATGATTTGTGCCAGCAAAGCCATTTCCGTTTCCTGTACGGATAAGACTTCTCCTTCAAAGGCCTTCATATAAGGGGAATTGCATTCAAAGCTCACCACCACCAGATTAGGGGCAACGGTCCCGTTTGTCAGTATGTTGTGGAACTCTCCGGGCTTGTGGAAGATGATGTTTCCCCGTTTTAAAGGGATCCGTTTGTCTCCGGCCATTACATCGATGACCCCCTTGTCAACGCAGACAAACTCCCAGAAATCATGGCTTTCTCCAGGAAAGGAGAAATCGCTCATATACT of the Lacrimispora indolis DSM 755 genome contains:
- a CDS encoding UDP-N-acetylglucosamine 1-carboxyvinyltransferase — its product is MEQYIMKGGNPLVGEVTIGGAKNAALGILAAAIMTDEDVLIDNLPDVRDINVLLEAIEEIGARVERIDRHTVRINGKTIREVSVDDDYIRKIRASYYFIGAMLGKYKSAQVPLPGGCNIGSRPIDQHLKGFRALGADVRIERGAVIAHAIDLVASHIYLDVVSVGATINVMMAATLAEGQTILENVAKEPHVVDVANFLNSMGANIKGAGTDTIRIRGVRKLHGTEYSIIPDQIEAGTFMCAAAITRGDVMVKNVIPKHLEAISAKLLEMGCEVVEFDDAVRVVGKTNQRHTDIKTLPYPGFPTDMQPQMTVTLALAKGTSVVTESIFENRFRYVDELSRMGANVKVEGNVAVIDGVVGFTGAFVNAPDLRAGAALVIAGLAADGYTVVDEIGYIQRGYECFEEKLQGLGAIIEKVDSENEAKKFKLKVG
- a CDS encoding AraC family transcriptional regulator; the protein is MAYKSTSLRSSAVVKKIITIHYFEYMSDFSFPGESHDFWEFVCVDKGVIDVMAGDKRIPLKRGNIIFHKPGEFHNILTNGTVAPNLVVVSFECNSPYMKAFEGEVLSVQETEMALLAQIIIEARNAFAGRLDDPYQEELVRRQPPLSFGAEQLIGNYLEELIIHLYRRYFIKPQQISTGRVMESPMHGDAHNRIVRYMEEHIGEHLTIEAICRDNLTGRSQLQKIFHNAYGCGVMDFFIGMKIDAAKQLIRSNQLNFTEIADRLGYTSVHYFSRQFKKLTGMTPSEYATSIRSLSEKGTEACLPGSSFE